Genomic DNA from Corylus avellana chromosome ca4, CavTom2PMs-1.0:
TGGTTACAGGAGAAGCCTGAATTAGTTTTGACAAAACTTCCGGCCTTTGGTTCTGATTacttaaaagcttttttttttgtttttgtctgcATGTGTGAGTTGGGTTTTGTAGTTTTCCCGTATAACTACTGATTATTAAGGATTTTTCAGAACAGTTGTACCTGAAACAAGACCATTAAAACGAGCTGAACTCTCCGAGAGATTAAAGGACCTCACTGGCTACAAGCTTGATATCAAACCATCTCAAATACAACACCAGGAAGCCGGCCTAGGTTTATTTTTAGATGGCGAAGCTGATGTGGGTGAAGTGGTAGCCTTTTACCCTGGTGTAATATACTCCCCAGCTTACTACCGTTACATTCCCGGATACCCAAGAGTCGATGCACAGAATCCATATCTGATCACAAGGTATGATGCAAGTGTGATCAATGCCCAAACCTGGGGTTTTGGAGGCGAAACCCGTGAAGTTTGGGATGGCCGAAGCATGGCAGAATTCAAGCCTGATATTAAAGGTGTTGAGAAAGGTTCAGAGCGATTCTGGAAACTGCTCAATAGTCCTTTGGAAGGCACGCAGGTGGGAACGAGGGGCGGCGATGTGTTGGAGCGAAGAAACCCATTAGCTCTTGCTCATTTTGCTAACCACCCGGCAAAGGGTATGGTCCCAAATGTCATGATTTGCCCTTATGATTTCCCATTGACCGAGAAGGACATGAGAGTCTATATTCCAAATATATTGTTTGGAAATGCTGAAGAAGTAAAGATGAAAAGATTTGGCAGCTTTTGGTTCAAATTAGGGGGTTCAGGAAATGGTGGATCAGATTCCCCAGTTCTGAAGACTCTTGTTCTGGTGGCAACAAGGGCACTTTGTAATGAAGAACTTCTCCTAAACTACAGGTTGAGCAACTCAAAACGACGGCCAGCGTGGTATACTCCCGTGGACGAAGAGGAGGATCGAAGAAGATGGAGCTAAGGTTGGCCTTAAGCCCTAACTGCATTGGATTCCTTCTTAACCTGGGTGTACTTTTTTCATGGTTATTGTACTGTTCACTTCAATTGATTTGCAGTTGCAATTGCAAACCTCTCGGCATTTTTGATATTCACTTTCTCTATTTTCACTATTctcaaaaaagagagagaataagattttttttctattattaattTAACTTATGTATTTAGCAAATTATGAGCACACTTGAATCTTTAATCAAAATGGCTAGCAGAAtgcggaattttttttttttttttttggattacaGCCTTAGATGAAGAAAGTACTACTCGATGCTTAAGTTTGATTGTGcttactttttcttttgataatcgatatttaaaaaaacaaaaaaacaaaaaaacaaagacaataaTGGCTGTGGTTGTACTGTTATAGCACATTCAAAGACaataataaaacttacaaaaagaGGACAATAATTAGTTGAATAGGCTGTCAGGCTTTGGTCAATTTATTGAAAATGTGGAGCAAAAGACATACGCAGCCTGCATGCGCGAGCCAGCAGCTAAAATCGTGAAGCCGGCAAGGTTTTTGAAGAGAGGAAATGGGTAAAGAGAGAAAGGGACTGATGAGGAGCAAAGGCTGGGACCTGATGGCCTGCGCCTCTAACTGTGGCTAATGTCAGCCCGCCCTCGTACGTCTGCATCCACCCGGCCACTTGGCTTTTGTGAAACCACGCCCTCCACTCTTCCTCTACTCTCAACCCCATCTCGTTTATGCTGTACCTTGTTGATGTCACCGGCACCCTCCCGTCCGTGTCACCGCTGCATGCATCGTCAATCATCAATACTGACACATTTTCTTTCtcccattttcttcattttattttattctcctTATATATAATTAccaatactatatatatatatactgttctTCAAAATAGAAAGATTATATGgaacattttgattttatttttgaaaccgTTCAATGCATTTTTATACAGCTAGCAAAGATCTGCAGAAGATTCATGGGTtgaatttgaagtttgaagggTGTACCTGTAAATCCAAATGCGCAGCCCAGCACTTAAGAGCTTCTGAATGATAGGCAGTACAGTGTCGGGAGAGTCATTCCAGTCGCTGATAACATCACTGCAGTACACACCAtaatttcaaaatctgaggatcttaattttctatatatattcattcatgATTCATGATTCATCAAATTACTAGATAAGATAATGACAGTCGTCATTATTTGTGTGCTATTAAAAAGACtactgggttttttttttttctttttctttttatttttaatattgctTCTCTCCACCACAGCCATGGTGTGATGGTTCTACACCTTTGTCATGATAATGCGATTTTTActgacaaaaagaagaaaataacagCTGCAATGATTGGGACAAGGTGGAGAGAGTTATTAACGAGagatgaaaatgaaaaggagAGTTCAATCTCACTGCCCGCTGCAACGTTtcattcattgattgtgtgttaTGGCAGGGAGACGGAAAGAAAGCTCCAGTTCGACACATACTCCAAGTAAATTGAAAGTGAAAAGGATTTGTTTTTAGCTACCCCTGGCCTGTCCCCCCAGATGTACCCAACAGGCAAATCAATTAATACCTACATTTATGACACACAATTCATCCTAATTTTAACAAACGTACCCGCAATGGATTGGCAAAATTTGGATGTGAAATTGGCATTTTTAGAGTAGGTTATCATTTGGATGTTATTAGGTAGAAATTTGAACAGCTTGAAGAGAGGAGGTTGCACAACTCACATGCTCTGGGTTGGTGAATCCTGCATCTTAAACTGTTTGGAACAGGTGGACCTTAGAACTCCAtgctttttgaaatttgagCATTATTAAGCTAATAATAAGGGATTTCTTTGGATCAAACAATATATAGCACATGCATGAGTTTCTTTGGATCAAACAATATATAGCACATGCATGAGTTTACTTAAGGGATTGAGGATTGAGGATTGTGAATTTTTTCGTTCTTTGGTAAAAGTCTAAAATAGAGTAAAAGCATTAcattatgagagagagagagagagagaggattgtATGGTATATTTCTATATGTTACCTACCTGCATGGGGTGTAAGGATAGGACAGTTTAGTGACATTGGCATGTAGTGCCCTCTGAACATCCATTCTGTTGAAATATTTCTCCACATAGTTCCCTGTACATGGATCGTAGCCTGACGGCAGCTTATTAATCTTATGCCAGAGGTCCTGAAttcaggaaaacaaaaaaaacacaagtaaTTACGTTTTGAAAGAAGAAGGttctttcatgtttttctaTAAACAAATGTTCTATTTTctaacacaatttcaaacagtCTCTAACACAAAGGTTCTTCCATGCACCCAGtactattctctctctctcttgcagaCAGAATTAATGCACAAAGAAGGACTTACATGTGGTGTTAAGAGACGGGGCGCAACAGCGAGCTTTGGGGAGGTTCTATTTAAGGAAGTGAGGCAAATGGGTCCGAAAATGTTGTAGATATCAATTTTAGAGCATTCTTC
This window encodes:
- the LOC132179906 gene encoding uncharacterized protein LOC132179906 isoform X3 codes for the protein MANKASVADQQKQVQENIHSQIKGFCMSMDEILLPDIENIDEALKLPPPSDAASRRSGLSFAVGRNDQPTNHPVVPETRPLKRAELSERLKDLTGYKLDIKPSQIQHQEAGLGLFLDGEADVGEVVAFYPGVIYSPAYYRYIPGYPRVDAQNPYLITRYDASVINAQTWGFGGETREVWDGRSMAEFKPDIKGVEKGSERFWKLLNSPLEGTQVGTRGGDVLERRNPLALAHFANHPAKGMVPNVMICPYDFPLTEKDMRVYIPNILFGNAEEVKMKRFGSFWFKLGGSGNGGSDSPVLKTLVLVATRALCNEELLLNYRLSNSKRRPAWYTPVDEEEDRRRWS
- the LOC132179906 gene encoding uncharacterized protein LOC132179906 isoform X1, whose translation is MLCLFLFLGRVHFSFCKTELELLFKPSQTRVLSELTSQWLFYSTNSKSYNRLGRNAEEADAEEIINMANKASVADQQKQVQENIHSQIKGFCMSMDEILLPDIENIDEALKLPPPSDAASRRSGLSFAVGRNDQPTNHPVVPETRPLKRAELSERLKDLTGYKLDIKPSQIQHQEAGLGLFLDGEADVGEVVAFYPGVIYSPAYYRYIPGYPRVDAQNPYLITRYDASVINAQTWGFGGETREVWDGRSMAEFKPDIKGVEKGSERFWKLLNSPLEGTQVGTRGGDVLERRNPLALAHFANHPAKGMVPNVMICPYDFPLTEKDMRVYIPNILFGNAEEVKMKRFGSFWFKLGGSGNGGSDSPVLKTLVLVATRALCNEELLLNYRLSNSKRRPAWYTPVDEEEDRRRWS
- the LOC132179906 gene encoding uncharacterized protein LOC132179906 isoform X2 gives rise to the protein MAFLFHKFQEAVKTLAKNPMFAKDPRQLQFEADVNRLFLYTSYNRLGRNAEEADAEEIINMANKASVADQQKQVQENIHSQIKGFCMSMDEILLPDIENIDEALKLPPPSDAASRRSGLSFAVGRNDQPTNHPVVPETRPLKRAELSERLKDLTGYKLDIKPSQIQHQEAGLGLFLDGEADVGEVVAFYPGVIYSPAYYRYIPGYPRVDAQNPYLITRYDASVINAQTWGFGGETREVWDGRSMAEFKPDIKGVEKGSERFWKLLNSPLEGTQVGTRGGDVLERRNPLALAHFANHPAKGMVPNVMICPYDFPLTEKDMRVYIPNILFGNAEEVKMKRFGSFWFKLGGSGNGGSDSPVLKTLVLVATRALCNEELLLNYRLSNSKRRPAWYTPVDEEEDRRRWS